The Euphorbia lathyris chromosome 8, ddEupLath1.1, whole genome shotgun sequence genome has a window encoding:
- the LOC136203920 gene encoding stemmadenine O-acetyltransferase-like: MKVEVEITSEEYIKPSSPTPQHLRHLHYSFLDQLQPHSFVPLLHFYSPKPSINTSETCNILKKSLSKVLTIFYPLAGRVNNTAYIDCNDQGILFIEAKTNCQISEILRNKNPYNNSDFIPCQQLEKAGDLAAFAQVTLFKCGGLVISFSMSHKIGDGLSMFTFLQSWGAVTATGITHIIKVPPFGSTSLFPPIDFSGSDPTTQIMKENPEKVVTKLFMFDATTLSALKTKYNSSDRSRTNWSRVEALVSFIWSRFTTTIKADKNRRYRLLQAVNLRGRMEPPLPMLSFGNYAIGNVEDMNNEDDDGIVKRVADSTRNVKVEYIKMLQNKEEQSKYFKRVIEDFSREDVVTFSLSSVQYFPVYETDFGWGKPLWVATTPAPRENLALLFPTKDRLGIEAWVCLKEEDMAVFELHNYLVSSTQQNINPPFVSPNLKLPTIHSRL, encoded by the exons AGAATATATCAAGCCCTCCTCTCCAACACCTCAACACCTTCGCCATCTTCATTATTCCTTCCTTGATCAACTCCAACCTCATAGTTTTGTGCCTCTTCTTCATTTTTACTCTCCGAAACCCAGCATTAACACCTCCGAAACGTGCAACATTTTGAAGAAATCATTATCAAAAGTTTTAACAATATTTTACCCACTCGCTGGCCGTGTTAATAACACGGCCTACATAGACTGTAACGACCAAGGCATCCTCTTCATCGAAGCCAAAACTAATTGTCAAATCTCCGAAATACTCCGAAACAAGAATCCTTATAACAACAGCGATTTCATTCCTTGTCAGCAGCTCGAAAAAGCCGGTGATTTGGCAGCTTTTGCGCAGGTTACTTTGTTTAAATGCGGCGGATTAGTGATTTCATTTTCAATGTCACATaagattggggatggtttatcTATGTTTACATTCCTCCAAAGCTGGGGTGCTGTTACTGCTACTGGAATAACTCATATCATTAAAGTTCCTCCTTTTGGTTCCACTTCCCTTTTTCCACCCATTGATTTTTCGGGGTCGGATCCCACCACACAGATTATGAAGGAAAACCCGGAAAAG GTAGTCACGAAGTTGTTTATGTTCGATGCTACAACATTATCAGCtcttaaaacaaaatataacaGCAGTGACAGATCCAGGACTAACTGGTCGCGTGTGGAGGCTCTAGTTAGCTTTATATGGAGTCGGTTTACAACCACCATTAAAGCGGACAAGAATAGGCGTTACCGGCTACTGCAAGCAGTGAACCTCCGGGGAAGAATGGAACCGCCATTGCCTATGTTATCATTTGGAAATTATGCCATAGGTAATGTTGAAGACATGAATAATGAAGATGATGATGGAATTGTGAAAAGAGTTGCAGATTCAACAAGAAATGTAAAGGTAGAGTATATAAAAATGCTTCAGAACAAGGAAGAACAATCGAAATACTTCAAGAGAGTAATTGAGGACTTTAGTAGAGAAGACGTGGTTACGTTTAGTTTGAGTAGCGTGCAATATTTTCCAGTATATGAAACAGATTTTGGATGGGGAAAACCTTTATGGGTTGCAACAACTCCTGCGCCTCGTGAGAATCTTGCTTTGTTATTTCCAACTAAAGATAGATTGGGGATTGAAGCTTGGGTTTGTTTAAAGGAGGAAGATATGGCTGTTTTTGAGCTTCACAATTACCTTGTTTCTTCAACTCAACAAAACATCAATCCTCCttttgtttctccaaatttgaAATTGCCTACTATTCATTCACGGTTGTGA